TTTATATTGTTTCCGCCCCCAGTGGCGCGGGTAAATCCAGCCTGATTCAGGCACTGTTAAAAACGCAGCCGTTATATGACACCCAGGTGTCAATTTCGCATACGACCCGTGGCATACGGCCGGGTGAGAATCACGGCGAGCACTATTTCTTTGTTAATCACGACGAGTTTCGTTCGATGATTAGCGAAGACGCGTTTCTCGAACATGCTGAAGTCTTTGGCAACTATTACGGCACGTCGCGTAAAGCGATTGAGCAGGTACTGGCCACCGGCGTTGACGTATTCCTGGATATCGACTGGCAGGGTGCGAAACAGATCCGCGAGAGAATGCCCGCTGCCCGCAGCATTTTTGTGCTGCCGCCTTCGACCGAAGAGCTGGACCGTCGCCTGCGTGGCCGCGGCCAGGACAGCGAAGAGGTGATTAGCAAGCGCATGGCGCAAGCCGTGGCCGAGATGAGCCATTATGCGGAGTACGATTATCTGATCGTGAATGATGATTTCGACCTGGCGCTGTCCGATCTGAAAACCATCATTCGCGCCGAGCGTCTGCGTATGGGCCGCCAGAAGGCCCGTCATGATGCTTTAATCAGCAAACTATTGGCAGACTGAGGACAACTCAGTATGATGCCGAGTCTTTTCTTCACCCGTGGAGTATCACACAAATGGCACGCGTAACCGTACAGGACGCAGTAGAGAAAATTGGTAACCGTTTTGACCTGGTTCTGGTCGCCGCACGTCGCGCACGTCAGATGCAGGTGGGTGGTAAAGATCCACTGGTTCCGGAAGAAAACGATAAATCCACGGTGATCGCCCTGCGCGAAATCGAAGAAGGCCTGATTACCAATCAGATCCTCGACGTGCGCGATCGTCAGGAGCAGCAGGAGCAGGAAGCCGCCGAACTGCAGGCGGTTACCGCTATCGCCGAAGGCCGTCGTTAATTCGCATTTAAAGGCTCGCCTTGTATCTGTTCGAAAGTCTCAATCAGCTGATTGAAAAATACTTGCCTGAGGAGCAGATTAAGCGCCTCAAGCAAGCCTACCTTGTCGCACGTGATGCCCACGAGGGACAGACACGCTCCAGCGGTGAGCCCTATATCACCCATCCGGTTGCCGTTGCCTGTATCCTGGCGGAAATGAAGCTCGACCATGAAACGCTGATGGCCGCGCTACTCCATGACGTGATCGAAGACACCCCCGCCACTTATCAGGACATGGAACAGCTGTTTGGCAAGACCGTGGCTGAACTGGTTGAGGGCGTCTCCAAGCTCGATAAGCTGAAATTCCGCGATAAGAAAGAGGCACAGGCCGAAAACTTCCGCAAAATGATCATGGCGATGGTGCAGGATATCCGCGTCATTCTGATCAAGCTGGCCGACCGCACGCACAACATGCGTACGCTCGGCGCGCTGCGCCCGGATAAAAAACGCCGTATCGCGCAGGAAACCCTCGAAATCTACAGTCCGCTGGCGCACCGTCTGGGTATTCATCACCTGAAGACCGAGCTGGAAGAGCTGGGCTTTGAGGCGCTCTACCCCAACCGTTACCGCGTGATTAAAGAAGTGGTGAAGTCCGCCCGCGGCAACCGTAAAGAGATGATCCAAAAAATCCTCTCTGAAATTGACGGTCGCCTGCAGGAAGCGGGGATCCCCTGCCGGGTCAGCGGTCGCGAAAAGCACCTCTATTCAATTTACTGCAAGATGCACCTGAAAGAGCAGCGCTTCCATTCGATTATGGATATCTATGCGTTTCGGGTGATCGTCAAAGATCTGGATACCTGTTACCGGGTGCTGGGGCAGATGCACAGCCTCTATAAGCCACGCCCCGGCCGGATGAAAGACTATATCGCTATCCCCAAGGCCAACGGCTATCAGTCGCTGCACACCTCGATGATCGGGCCGCACGGCGTGCCGGTTGAGGTGCAGATCCGTACCGAAGACATGGATCAGATGGCAGAGATGGGGGTGGCAGCCCACTGGGCATATAAAGAGCAGGGCGAAAGCAGCACCACCGCACAGATCCGCGCCCAGCGCTGGCTGCAAAGTCTGCTGGAGCTGCAGCAGAGCGCCGGTAGCTCGTTTGAATTTATCGAGAGCGTGAAATCCGATCTGTTCCCGGATGAGATTTACGTGTTTACCCCGGAAGGGCGCATCGTCGAACTGCCTGCCGGCGCCACGCCGGTCGACTTCGCCTATGCGGTACATACCGATATCGGCCACGCCTGCGTCGGTGCCCGTGTCGATCGTCAGCCTTATCCGCTGTCGCAGTCGCTGACCAGCGGCCAGACCGTCGAAATTATCACCGCACCGGGCGCGCGGCCGAACGCCGCCTGGCTGAACTTCGTGGTCAGCTCGAAAGCACGCGCCAAGATCCGCCAGCTGCTGAAAAACCTCAAGCGTGACGACTCGGTGAGCCTCGGCCGCCGCCTGCTGAACCATGCGCTGGGAGGCAGCCGTAAACTGGCTGAAATCCCGCCGGCCAATCTTCAGCATGAGCTCGAACGCATGAAGCTGGCGACGCTGGACGATCTGCTGGCCGAAATCGGCTTGGGCAACGCGATGAGCGTGGTGGTGGCGAAGAATC
This portion of the Erwinia sp. E602 genome encodes:
- the gmk gene encoding guanylate kinase, giving the protein MAQGTLYIVSAPSGAGKSSLIQALLKTQPLYDTQVSISHTTRGIRPGENHGEHYFFVNHDEFRSMISEDAFLEHAEVFGNYYGTSRKAIEQVLATGVDVFLDIDWQGAKQIRERMPAARSIFVLPPSTEELDRRLRGRGQDSEEVISKRMAQAVAEMSHYAEYDYLIVNDDFDLALSDLKTIIRAERLRMGRQKARHDALISKLLAD
- the rpoZ gene encoding DNA-directed RNA polymerase subunit omega translates to MARVTVQDAVEKIGNRFDLVLVAARRARQMQVGGKDPLVPEENDKSTVIALREIEEGLITNQILDVRDRQEQQEQEAAELQAVTAIAEGRR
- the spoT gene encoding bifunctional GTP diphosphokinase/guanosine-3',5'-bis pyrophosphate 3'-pyrophosphohydrolase, translated to MYLFESLNQLIEKYLPEEQIKRLKQAYLVARDAHEGQTRSSGEPYITHPVAVACILAEMKLDHETLMAALLHDVIEDTPATYQDMEQLFGKTVAELVEGVSKLDKLKFRDKKEAQAENFRKMIMAMVQDIRVILIKLADRTHNMRTLGALRPDKKRRIAQETLEIYSPLAHRLGIHHLKTELEELGFEALYPNRYRVIKEVVKSARGNRKEMIQKILSEIDGRLQEAGIPCRVSGREKHLYSIYCKMHLKEQRFHSIMDIYAFRVIVKDLDTCYRVLGQMHSLYKPRPGRMKDYIAIPKANGYQSLHTSMIGPHGVPVEVQIRTEDMDQMAEMGVAAHWAYKEQGESSTTAQIRAQRWLQSLLELQQSAGSSFEFIESVKSDLFPDEIYVFTPEGRIVELPAGATPVDFAYAVHTDIGHACVGARVDRQPYPLSQSLTSGQTVEIITAPGARPNAAWLNFVVSSKARAKIRQLLKNLKRDDSVSLGRRLLNHALGGSRKLAEIPPANLQHELERMKLATLDDLLAEIGLGNAMSVVVAKNLQQSDAAPSGASQSTPSRSKLPIKGADGVLITFAKCCRPIPGDPIVAHVSPGKGLVVHHESCRNIRGYQKEPEKFMAVEWDKVTEQEFVAEIKVDMFNHQGALANLTAAINTAGSNIQSLNTEEKDGRVYSAFIRLTARDRVHLANIMRKIRVMPDVIKVHRNRN